The DNA window caaaaatacccctcatAACTCAGCCCCATTTTTTCCCAACCCACATATGCATCGGACCCCCCCATCGGGCCCCATCGGACTAGTCGGACCCCGCATTGGACCCCCCCAACTTGCAAGCATCGAACCCCCCATCGGCCCCGTCGGACCCCTCCCCCCCCATCGAACCCCAACCTAATTTTTTCCCTAGCTTGCAAGCATCGGACCCCCCCATCGGacccctaatttttttttttttggttttcggTTGAGGCTCACGggttgagagagaggaagagagaggggggctgggtccgaGAGAGGGGGGTTGAGTCCTTCGTCGGAGGTGGTGGGTGATCCTCGGTGGTCGTCGCAGGTGGTGGAGGTGAGCCGTGGAGGTGGTGGTGCGTTTGGGTGGTCCTCACGggttgagagagaggaagagaaaaGGGGGTTGGGTGGTCCTCGGTGGTCGTCAGAGCCATGCTCTTTGGTTGAGCCGTGGAGGTTGTGGGACGGTTTGGGTGGGGCggcgagatagagagagaaagagagatgcagagagagtttgagggaaggagagagaaagggttgagtttttgagaggggtatttttgggttttgaaaaaatagtcatatattttcaatgtagaaaaatattagtttaaagaaaaaattatcccCTAATGCATGCatacaaattcaaatttcccatttaataTCAGcctcaataaattttaatttaataaataatataaaaaatcgaTAATCGCTTGTAAAGCACCACCTCAAATAGTATTAGGCGGCAGTAATAGAAGTGCTCTCATTAAGATATATGTCTCATCGGTAGCCGAAAATTGGCAAATACCATATTTTAAcaataagtattattattagacACTAGTGGTGCTCAGtactttctataaatagagtcTTACGATTGACTagtgatattttctaaaaattattttcttaaagttaCATGAGactcaatatttaattatactaataacatTATGACActgaaaaaaaatactaactaCTAGTAGTCTATTTCAACAATTCTCAACAATTCTCTTTAACAATATTAGCCAAGTACCTTTGGAAGTAAAAAGTGAAAACCAAATATATTTGAATAAACATACATAACAAAGAAAATATGATCAAAAGTCATAAGGAGGTAGGTGCTGAATAAAAAGTAAGaaaagtaagaaagaaaataaaattgtaaataagggTAATATAATACACTCTTTCTTTAAAAAGATTTTTTGGtaaatttttttatctatttcgGTATGAAGAGTTTTCTAGTCCAAACTTTTTTAGTAATCGTTTATGTTGTAATTATTTGGGATTAtctataaattttcaaaaaatttcaaataatttataatacttTAAATAAGATTCAAAACTTCAAACAATTGCTTACTTAGCtcataagaaaaaataatcgcatgcaacaaaatattaaaatttattttcaacacggtagattatttataatttttttaaaaatttacaaataattttaaatatctataacttacacaatcataaaaataaaaaaataaaaaaaataaaaaaacctctTCTCGATGCTAAAACATATCAAAAATCTACCAAAACACCCCTTTAACGAGTGTAATTCCCTACTGATTTTCTCAATAAAATGTTATAAAACTAATAACTGTGTATTCATAATCAAGTTTGCTTTTCAGTAAATCAGAACTCAAATTTTCTCAACCAACTACTTCCTCTTTCATTTTTTGATCAAATCAAACATCATATTAGAAATGTCTTTGACAGGTATTTAGTTGCTTTAAATACAATAATTATCTTAATTATTAAGCAAGAGAGTGAATCAATTAATACTTTTAATACAGTTACAAAGTCAGAACATTTATTGAATCATTATTATTGTCACCTTCCTTCTTCTGACATATAAGATTCAGGGCCCAGTGACAAGCTGGTGCCCATGACCTGAGCTAAGCCTAACACCACCCATGTGTTCATGCCAAtttatatactaaaaaaaatacaaatgaaAACACCATCACCACTTGAATTGAATTTTTCTTTATGTTAAAACATATGAAAATTACAGACAAAAGGGTAAACTAAAAATGAAAACAATTCCAAATAAGCATTGTTAACATTATACCCATGTCATTGCTTGTGAGATGTGATTCGATATTGAATTGTACTAATTAGGATATGTCATTTATTTCTTATATTACCCTTTAACAACTCTAGTTTTGAATAGGTAATGGGTATAGGTTTAGTTTAGCTTAGATACATGGCTGTAAAACCGTGCGTACACGCTAAAGACTCAGTTTTTAGCTTACGTTTTCCAAGAAAATTTAGCTCACAAAGGTGAAAACTTTCATCACAACAATGAGTCACACCCACAATAAAGACAGAACATTTAAGTGGCTAGTCATTAGTTGAACAACCTCCTTTTCAAGAGGCCTAAATTCAGCTCAACAACCCTAATTACTCCTCTGTTGATTTCTATATCAACCCTTTAAAACCCCCAATTCACAGCACAAAACACAAACCCTAATTATTCCTCTATTGGGTTTCTATATCAACCCACCAAAACCCCCAATTTACACacaaaccctaaccctaaccctaagAAAGTTGAAATCGAGTGTATCAGAGACAATCACCTTTAAAAAATGGCGAGCGAAGACGAGCGTGCGGGAGCGGAGATCGTGTACGGCCCGGAGGAGTGCCAGCGCAGATCAATTGAGCTTCTTGAGGAATTAGGGTTTCCAAAAGGGGTTCTTCCATTACAAGATTTGGAAGAATGTGGAAGAGTGAAAGAGACTGGTTTCGTTTGGATGAAACAGAAAGCACCGTACGAACACTTCTTTGAGAAGACTAATACTAGGGTTAGCTACGCGGTGGAGGTGACGGCGTATGTGGAGAAATTCaagatgaagaagatgagtGGGGTTAAGAGCAAGCAAatgtttttatgggttccgatTGTGGAGATGAGCATTGAAGATCCGGCCAAGAAGAAAATTTACTTCAAAACCCCAATGGGTATTGGGAAATCTTTTCCGGCGACGGCGTTCATGACGGAGGAGGAGAAAGAGAAGTACttggaggagaagaagaataaGGCTCTTATGGAAGCTTGAAAACTCCAATGGCGGTTTTTCtcgttgtaatttttttttaaataaaatttcaaaattatataaatacaatGAAAATTTACATGTGTGGTATAATATACTAAGTAGAGAGgtgttatatattatttttcaattaaatattgTTATGGCCTAGCACTACTATTGGTGGAGCTCCCTATTTGTTTAgggattttatttatattatttgttttaatataaattggatatttttttttttttgaaagaacatCTAAGTTCATTACTCACAGGGCGAATTCCCTCCCTTTGGACATTGGCGAGCAACCTTAACACTTTTAGCAAAGCCATCCGCAAACAAGTTACAACTACGCTTAATGGAAAAGAAACTACAAATCTCATATTGTTTAGTAAGATCTACTATAGCTAATGAAACACTAAAAGACTTACACGTTTGATGGGCATTGGTGTTTGGCCAATGCCTAAATTACATGCCAACAATATGAAAGAATATGAATTTCTTTATATTCATTTTCAGTGGCTCACGAAAGAGCCATATGAAttgaaaaaatttcaacttTCATGGCAGACTCAGTTGAAACTAGCTCCTTTAAGCCACAAAGCATCAATGCAGATGACCTGATCGACCATTTTTTTTACTCAGATCAACCTCTACCTTTGTCCTTTTCCTTTCCAAACTAGAATTTAGATCAATTGTTTTTGTACAATTGCTGTTGAAAGTTGCATAATCGTGATAAACCTGCCTTACTCTCATCCGAGCCAAATCTATACTCGCTAGAATTCCTTTCCAGCAAAGGTTATTTCTTTGATTCCAGATCTGATCGAACATACAACCAGGGACGGACGTACTCCTATCAATGTTATAGGAGTACTCTCATTCGAGCCAAATCTATACTTGCTGTTGAAAGTTGCATAATCGTGATAAACCTGCTTTACTCTCATTCGAACCAAATCTATACTTGCTAGAATTCCTTTCCAGCAAAGGTTATTTCTTTGATTCCAGATCTGATCGAACATACAACCAGGGACGGACGTACTCCTATCAATGTTAtagcccccccccccc is part of the Cannabis sativa cultivar Pink pepper isolate KNU-18-1 chromosome 5, ASM2916894v1, whole genome shotgun sequence genome and encodes:
- the LOC115716048 gene encoding uncharacterized protein LOC115716048, whose amino-acid sequence is MASEDERAGAEIVYGPEECQRRSIELLEELGFPKGVLPLQDLEECGRVKETGFVWMKQKAPYEHFFEKTNTRVSYAVEVTAYVEKFKMKKMSGVKSKQMFLWVPIVEMSIEDPAKKKIYFKTPMGIGKSFPATAFMTEEEKEKYLEEKKNKALMEA